The Orcinus orca chromosome 1, mOrcOrc1.1, whole genome shotgun sequence DNA window AAGatcctccaccctcaccccatgcCTACGCCCCGTGGGGGGGGGCTCCTGGCTGTGCCCACctttctccccgccccccccccagcctGCCCCTAGCTGTGCAAGGGGCGGTGTCTATCTCTGGGactctgccctccccccactgcccctGGCATGTACTAAGCTCTCTGTAAATGTTAGTTGAATGCATGAGCTAACAGAACACCCCACACAAGTGCTTGAGTGGGAAGGAGACAGGGGCGCCAGGGAAGGGAAGGCGGACAACCACCCGGGAATCACAAAACCCAACGTCTTTATTTAGCCCCGTCGTGCAAACACAGCGCCGGTACACCCATGCGGTCCCCATGCCCACAGAGTACAGTCTGAGGGGGGAACACGCAGTCCTCACCCACcccaggggcggggggaggggggaaggaaaggCCCACACTGGGGCGTGGGGTGGGTAAGGCCCTCCATTAAGGAAGCCGGAGGGCACCACCAACGCACACACTCCGCCGCCTCCTGGGCTGAGTGCACGCTGAATCTGGCCTGCGCCTCTCCCTCTGGGCTcctctggggggcggggggtgggggaggtgacaAGCAAGTCCTCGAAGCGGACGCTGGCGTCTGAGGCCATCTCGTGGAGAGCAGGGGCGTGGCGTGCGGACCAGAGCAGACTCGCCTCCTGGGCTGCGCCCGTGGCCACGGAGGGCGGAGCAGGACCTCCACGATCGGGGCACCTCCGACCTTCCCTGCGCGGGGCTGAGGCCCAGTCGGAGCCCGACCCGGGGGTGGCCGGCATGGACGGGGCGTGCGCCCTCGCCGCCCCCCGACAGCCGCTCTGGCCTCTCTCGTGCCCCCACTGGAAGGGACGGAGCCGTGGTGGCGCTGGCGGAGGGAGGGTGCCGCGGACGCTTGAGCACCCCGAGCCCGGGCGGCCCCAGCCCGGTCAGTGGCTGCAGTCCTCCGACTCGAAGAAGGGCGAGGAAGAGCAGCACGACGGCTCGGACGAGTCGGGCGCCAGGGGGGCGCGGCCGCGGGGCTCGCGGGGCCCAGGGCCGTCGGGGGCGGCGCGCAGCAGTTCCTGCAGGTGCTTGATGTAGCGGATGGCGGCGCGCAGGGTCTCCACCTTGCTGAGCCGCTTCTCGGCCAGGGCGCCAGGCAGGTGGCCGCGGAGGCGCGCGTAGCCCTCGTTGACGCAGCGGACGCGCTGGCGCTCGCGCTCGTTGCGCTTCTGGAGGAAGGCGGGCTCGAAGGGGTAGTGGCAGGTGCCCAGGGCGCCCGGGAAGGGCGCGCCGGGGAACGCGGCCGCGTAGGCGTCGCAGTAGGGCGGTCGGGCGGCGCCCGGGTACAGCAGGAAGGGCACGGCGCCCAGAGGCTCGGCGCGGGCCGGGGTCGCCGGTCGGGGAGGGGGCCCGATGCCCAAAGGCAGGCAACCGGGGGGCGTCGCGGGCCGGCGGGCCGCCAGCGCCCGGCAGAAGTCGTCGTTCATGGTGCCGCGCGGAGCCGGACCCGGAGCGTGCCCCGAATCGCCCCGACTCGGGGTCTGCGCGCCCTGCCCTCGGAGCGAGTCACATCGCCAGCCGCGGCTCCGGGCGGCCGGACTGGTCAGGGCTTCTTTTCGCTCTGGGAGCAGGCTCCGAGGTCCCCCTAAGGCGAGCCATCGCGGCAGACCATGAGGCCTCTGCAGAGGCTCCGCGGGCACGTCTCAGAGCAGCCGGCAGGGATGTGGGGTGGGCGCGGGCCTTCCCAGGGCGCAGCCCTGCAGCTCCAGCGGGCCCCGCGCCAGGGTCTTGGTCCTCGCGGCCCTCGGGGTCCCCGGGCTGTGCGCCGGGCAGGAGAGGGTCCCGGGTGTCGTCTCTAAAGAAGAGGGTGAACATATCAATTAGGAGAGGCCTTGTTGCATCGTGGTCTCCTTTGTGTCACCCCGCCCTCCAACGCGATGGTAAGCATCACGAGGGGAGGCAGTGGGCTGCAGAAGACATACGCGCAGAGCAGGGTTCAAATCCCGGTTCACCCCTTGATGCTTGGGTGCCCTCTCTGAGCCAGTTTCCAGTATGGAGATAATTAAAACATCCCTCCCAGGAGATGAATACTgaatgaggatcaaatgagaaaaaaatatacccAAAGATGCCTCCTCCAGGACCTGCCTTATAAAAGGTGCCCAGCGACGTCATTTCCTTGGAGGAACACGTCTGGTCACTCGCTCCTGCCAGGGCCTCACATCTGGAGGCTCCGAGCCTGCTTGCGGAGTTGGCAGTGGAAACCCCAGCGGCAGCCGTAAGGCAAGTGAGGGTGGGACTCTATTGAAGGCAACGCATCTTTGGTTCAGAGGAGCCCGCATGAGGTCGGGACTTTCAAAGCCCTCCCGTGTGGAGTGGTACCACCAGagctctctgtgccccagtcccCGGGGGGGGGGAGCTGGGATGTGCCCCCTCAGCCCTCCTGGGTTTGTCCTTTCTGCCACTCAACACAAGTGCCTGTGATTTCAGCTCCGTGTGGGCAATGCTTGTTGCATAACTGAGAGGGAGGGTGAGACAGGAAGCTGGGCTGGTAGGGGGTGGGCCTAAGTCACACGCAGCCCCTTTCCCAGACTCCAGGATGCTGTTACTTCAGAAATAATTGGCCTGGTTTGCATTTAAGTCACCAACTCCTCTCACCCGCGGTTATCAGATTCCACTTCGTCGTCATGTCCTCTAGGCATTCTCTCtgacctgccccctccccgtgtgTCCAGTGTCCTGTCGATGCCATCCTGCACTTGTCACACTGCCCTCCACGGGAGATCTCAGGGTTCCCTGAATGAGCAAGTGAGCGCGGGTGCTGCAGCCCACGTAGCAGTGATGGGGCAGCGGGGCCTCAGATGCCGGGCCAAGGCTTCGACCTGACAGAAGGGCCAGCTCTGTCCCTGACAGAGGAAGGTCGCTGCCACACTCGGGCTCCCGGGAGTCCCCTGCACCTTCTCGCCTTTGTCCTGTATCCGGGTCCCAGTCTGTTCCCAGCTAGCTCCGCCCTCCTGAACGGAAACCGGGAAGATCCAACAGCGTTCAAAGCACTGCCCTCGAGAGACTGTGTGAGGCTGCAGTGCAAAGTCACACGCCCCTCCCCCGCTCCGCAGCCTCCCAGGGCTCCCCTTGGAAGGGAAGTGTCCTTCAAGGGACGGTTCTAGAAAATCTCTTCCAAACACCCCTCGGCTCCGGACGCTCTGCTCATTCCTGGCCTCACCCTCGGGTCATGGGGGCCTCTCTGCTGCCCCCGGCCCTGCCCCAGGCTGATTGCCTGAGTTCTCCAGCCCCCGACACAGACTCTCCAGGCTGTGCATTCTGAGTCTTCAACCAGACAGTAAACCGCCGGAAGGCAGggctttctcccattcttaggtgGTGCCCCTCAGTCCCTCGCCCAGTGCTGGGCACGTAACCAAAATTATTTGCTATCAgtgcttttgttttataaaactatgggatccagggcttccctggtggcgcagtggttgggagtccgcctgccgatgcagggaacgcgggtttgtgccccggtccgggaagatcccacatgccgcggagcggctgggcccgtgagccatggccgctgagcctgcgcgtccggagcctgtgctccgcaacgggagaggccacaacagtgagaggcccgtgcaccgaaaaaataaaaaattaaaaaaaaaaaaatatatatatatataggatctAGACTCTCCTGCATGATCCCTGTCTATTCATATTTgacttaattatttaaatataatttgattGAGGTCAGAAGCTCATTTACATCTAATGACAATTTTAATAAATACGACTTAATATCTATTTGTGTCAATTCAAtacctgttcattttcctcacatgctatttacattttttatgacTCTTCAGAAAAGTCACTCAAGCAAGAAACCTCGCAGCTTGACCATGTATTTCTTGAACTAGTTCTCTTTTTACTGTTAGAAAAGGACCGATAACCTGGCAGCGAGCTCAGGTGAGGGCACAGCTGCAGGCGAAGTGTGATCTGCATTTTCCTCCGCGGAATGCTCTACCCTGGCGAGGAGCGGAAGGACACCGGGTATAGCAGGCTATCCTCAAGCGGCCTGAGAGCACGTACTTCCCGAGAGCATCTGTGCGTGGGACTGCCCTCGGCTCTGGGATGGAGCGGTGGACAAAACCCAtggtgaaataataataatagtaataataaaataataatgataataatagcgaTCGTTTATTACTCTTGCTGTGCAAGACTTCGTGCCAAGTGCTTTACGTGAAACATCGCACTTAATTCCTACGTAATTCTTGTGAGGTAGGTGCTAATTTCATCCGGTTGTACAGGTGAGAAAACGGAGGATTGTaaaggttaagttacttgcccaaggttcCACAGTTAGTGATCTCATGAACTAGTAAATGCTAGTCAGCCCtacccttctccccctccccccgatTCTCTCACTATTTCTCCTAGAGCTTCACGTTTGAACCAGAAGTTCAGAGGGGCTTGTGCTGACCTAACACGAGTACCTTACTAAACTATGACTCCTGTTGAAGGGGATGTTCCACTGCAGATTCTGATGATCACGCTGTTTGAGCTCCTGCCCTGGTAAGAGTGGTACCACAGGTCACCTGGGTGGTCCTTGGGAAGGTAATGGCCCCTTGCAGATGCTCTTAGGAGGATGGCCACTGACTTCTGTCGTTGGGAGGGGAGGACAGAGTTTAACCAGAGTCAAGTACCGGGAGCCGTACCCCTGGGAACGTGGTGAGGAACCCCCTCGCCTGAGCTTAAAAACACGAATACTGGGATCTTCCTTAACCTGCAGTACCTGGACAGGATCTGACCAGCAACGGAGAACCAGCCCATGGGCTCAGCGCCCAGACTGGGCCGAACCAGTTGTCGACAGCGGCACCGTGTGGCCGTGAGGAGAAATGACAGTAGCAGGTTGCTGAAATTCCAGGTCCCAACTCCGTCATAACTACCCGCCCCGGGGACTGAGTCCCCAGGTCTTTTGGAAAATTCGGGGTACTGGAGGACTCCCAAGAAGAGCCATGGGGTCTCCCGTTAACATCGACTACTTTCCTCCCTGAGTGGGTGGATCAGTTCACGTCACTTAAACATTCactatatacaaatacataaaagACGCATCATtaaacatattttgttttctgCAATTTATTTGTAACAGTATGAAGCAACTTACTAGCTAAAAGCCTGCTTCTGAAATAGCGCGTGGGGGGCTGGCCCCGCCCACGTGAGCGCGGAGGAGACTACTGTCCTGGAGGGAGGGGTTGAAGCAATACTCTCCACCTTTCTAGGACCCTAGTTCCTCCAGGGCGGGGGCTCTCGCCCTCTGCGCCTCAGGTGTACTTTCCCGGGCCTGGGGGCAGATGTGCTCGGTGGGAGGAGCCTGATCGTCCACGAAGCTCACTGCCCGATGGAACTGTCCCCGCTGCCCTTTTATGACCAGGACGTGTTCACAGTCATGTCCGGCACGGTCATATATTGTACAAGGAACGTGGTGACACCCAGTCCAACTTGCAGCAGAGAGAGTCAGGAAGCCCCAAGTGGGGTCTCCTGGGCCTCCTTCCCCAGTCCTTGCTGCTCCTAATTCTGCATCAGGTGGCATTTGCCCCCCAACAGCTATTAGCTACTTGTGGTCACATCCTGCCAGAGGCTCTCCCTACCACCGCCCATGGCGCATCATTACAACTTCCTGTTGACGGCTTCATGAGCACGACCTGCCCACCCCAGGCCGTCCCTGTCCTAGGAGTCCGGCGTCACCCGACCccacctccccctttccccagccctACACTCTTTGTGGCCAGCGGGCAGACAGAGAACACTCTCCCCGGAGCCCTTCCTGACCCCATCTCCCGCCCCAAGTTGTAAACTCCAAGTGCAAGAACTCCTGTCTCGGGCTTCATCTTTGAAACACACAGTCCCCGttgcataaatgtttgttgattgacaCTGGGTATCCCTGGGGAGGGCTGAACCATCTTGATGGAGCAAAGGGGGCTGTGACCTCTGAGTGGGCTGGACCATCTAGAGAGCAGGTAACATAATTCTCCCTTTCCAGGTTTTCTCACTGTCTTCACCGGGACCGGAGCCAGAGGTGGGGGACTGAGGCCAGAAATTGGCTGAAAATGTCACTTCAAACTCAGAACAGGGCTCGGGAAGTGGCTTTGGGAGAGGTGAGTTCACTGTCCTCTGCCTCTCCTTCCACTCAGGGGTTCCTACAGCGGATTGTGTGTGGTGGAGCTTATCGGCACCTTCATGAAGACATCTTCCAGAGCCTCTCCTACCCCTGCCATCCCAAACTGGGAGAATTTGTAAGGAAACCAAGGACTCGGAATGACAGCACGCATGGGCTTCACGCATCCCCTGCCTCCAGGCAAGGTAGCCGCTGAAACCTTTCCCCAAAGGGCTCCACGAATACGTTGAGAAATGCAGCCCCTTTATTCAATCCCTGGAGATCCCCAGGGCGCATCCCAGAGAAAGCCCTGCAGTAACGAAAGCTGCTTGCGTTTAACCCAGAAATCCCCAGTGGACCTCAGAAcggtttgttgttttcttttcctcaggcCTCCTAACATCAAGTAGAATACATTTCAGGGAATTCTACCTTAAAATCTCCAGGATAAgcacatgttttttctttttaaaataagaaatgtcaCCATCTCCCTTAGGAGTCTATCTTATAGCCTGTAATTACTTCTAGGAGGATAACCTCACCACTCCCTCCTTATATATCCAACACACCCAACCAAACGATCATTTCAGAATCTCCTCGGTACCACGCTGGATCTGACCAAGGAGAAGGGCAGCCAGGCCCGGCGACCAGGACCCCACAGAGGGCCCTTGAGGGCTA harbors:
- the ASCL5 gene encoding achaete-scute homolog 5, producing the protein MNDDFCRALAARRPATPPGCLPLGIGPPPRPATPARAEPLGAVPFLLYPGAARPPYCDAYAAAFPGAPFPGALGTCHYPFEPAFLQKRNERERQRVRCVNEGYARLRGHLPGALAEKRLSKVETLRAAIRYIKHLQELLRAAPDGPGPREPRGRAPLAPDSSEPSCCSSSPFFESEDCSH